CCTGGTGCGCGACGACGTGGCCCGGGAGCTGACCTATACCGGCCGCCAGTTCAACGGCGAGGAGGCCCTGCGAATGGGCTTCGCCACCCGCGTCTGCGCCGATCCCTACGCCGAGGCCCTGGCCCTGGCGGCGGACATCGCGGCCAAGAACCCCCACGCCATCCGCGCCGCCAAGCGGCTGCTGGACATGGCGCCGGACGCCGACCAGCACGCCATCCTGCTGGCCGAGAGCCAGGAACAGACCGCTCTCATCGGTTCGCCCAACCAGGTCGAGGCGGTGATGTCCAACATGCAGAAGCGCGCCGCGGTCTACGCCGACTGATGCCGACCCTCTACCACTGCGCCGACGCCCGCTCCTTCCGCGTCCTCTGGGCCCTGGAGGAGCTGGGCGTGCCCTATGAGCTGAAGCTGCTGCCCTTCCCGCCCAGGGTCCGCGCGCCGGACTATCTGGCCGAGAACCCGTTGGGCACCATCCCGCTGCTGGTCGACGGGGCCACGCGGATGACCGAGTCCTCCGCCATCGTCCAGTACCTGGCGGTCAAGCACGGCGGCCCGCTGCTGGTGAGCCCCGACGACCCAGCCTATGGCGCCTGGCTGAACTGGCTCTATCTGGGCGAGGCGACCCTGACCTTCCCGCAAACCCTCGTACTTCGCTACACGCGGCTGGAGCCCAGGGAGCGGCGCAATCCGCAGGTGGCCGAGGACTACAGCCGCTGGTTCATGGCCCGGCTGCGGGCGGTGGACACGGCCCTGCAAACCGCCGAGCACCTCTGCGCCGGCCGGTTCACGGCGGCGGACATCTCGGTGGGCTACGCCCTGCTCCTAGCGCAGACCCTGGGGCTGCACGAGCGGTTCAGCCCCGCGGTGGCCGCCTATTGGGCCCGGCTGCAGGAGCGCGACGGCTTCAAAGGCGCCAAGGCGGCGCAGGCGAGCGAGGCTGTCCCCGACTGGCAGGCCTAGACCGCCGGGGTGAGCGGGTTCGCGTTCCATTCGGCCCGTACATCGAGGTCGAGTTCGGTGGAGCGGTCCCGCAGCGCCCCGAATGCTCCCGCATCCAGCAGGCGCGACAGGGCCCAGACCGCGGCGCCCCGCACGAGGGGCGAGGGATCGCCCAGCAACCGCTCAGCCGCCGCCGCCAGCCGAGCCTCGCCCGAATTGCCGATGGCGTAGAGTACGTTGCGTACGAAGCGGTCGCGGCCGATGCGCTTGACCGGGCTCTTGGCGAACAGGGCGCGAAACACGGCGTCGTCCAGGGCGGCGAGATCCTCCAGGGTCGGCGCGCGCAAGGCGTCGCGGGCGTGCAGCCGCTGCTCGCGGGCCACGGCGGCGAACTTGTTCCAGGGACAGACGGCCAGACAGTCGTCGCAGCCATAGATCCGGTTGCCGAGCGCCTCGCGGAACTCGCGCGGGATCGGTCCCTTCAGCTCGATGGTCAGGTAGGAGATGCAGCGCCGCGCATCGAGCTGGTAGGGCGCGGGGAAGGCCTTGGTCGGACAGATGTCCAGGCAGGCCTGGCACTGGCCGCAGGACCCGCCGCTCGGGCCGTCGGGGGCCAACTGCAGTTCGGTGAGGATCGAGCCCAGGAACAGCCAGGAGCCGAACTCGCGGCTGACCAGGTTGGTGTGCTTGCCCTGCCAGCCGAGGCCTGCCTGCTCCGCCAGGGGCTTCTCCATCAGCGGCGCGCTGTCGACGAACACCTTCAGCTCGCCGCCGAACCTGGCGACCACCCAGCCGGCGAGCTGTTTCAGCCGGCCCTTGATCAGCTCGTGATAGTCGTCGCCCTGGGCATAGACGCTGATCGTCCCGCGGTCCCTGCGCGCCAGCGCCGCCAGGGGGTCGGCGTCCGGGCCATAGTTGGTCCCCAGCATGATCGCGGTGCGGGCGCCGGCCCACATGGCGCGCGGATGGCCGCGGCGCTCGGCCGTTTCCTGCAGCCAGCCCATCTCGCCGTGGCGCCCCTGGGCCAGGAATTCCATCAGCCGCTCGCCGGCCGGCCAGGCCTGCGTGACGTCGGCGAACCGGCAGGCGTCGAAACCCAGCTCGGCGGCCTTGGCGGCGATCAGCTCTTTGCGTGGATCAGAAGTCGAGATCGTCATAATGCGGCGCCGGCGCGAGGCCGGGCCAACGATCGGTCAGCAGGGGCCGGAAGGCCGGCCTCGACTTCAGCTTCATGTACCAGGTCTTGGTCGCGGGGAAGTCGCGCCAGGGCACGTCGCCGAAATAGTCGATCACCGACAGGTGCGCGGCTGCGGCGAAGTCGGCCAGGGAGAGGCGCTTGCCGGCCAGCCAGTCGCGGGAGGCGAGCAGGCCCTCCACATAGACCAGGTGCTGGCGCAGGGCGTCGCGACCCTGACGCAGGGCGGCCAGGTCGGGCGAGCCCAGGCCCAGCAGCCGCTTCTCCATCTTCTCGTGCAGCAGGAAGCCGCCGACCTCATAGTCGAACTTGCGGTCGAACCATTGCAGCAGGCGTCGCGCCTCGGCCCGCTCGGCAGGCTCGCGGCCGAGCAGTGGCGGCTCGGGATGGGCCTCTTCCAGATGGTCGAGGATGGCGCGGCTCTCGCACAGCACCAGCCGGTCGCGGCCCGTCCCGATGACGAGCACCGGGGTCAGGCCCGAGGCGTTCATGGCGATCAGCTCGGACGGCCGTTCCCAGTACTTCGCCGGCTCCTCGGCGAAGGGCAACCGCTTCTCGCCCAGCGCCAGACGCACCTGGCGCGAGGCCGGGTCCAGCGGGAAGTGGTGAAGGGTGCGTTCTGCGCTCATCAGTGGCGGACTATCGCTCGTCCGCGTTAAGGCCGCGTTTACCGAGACCCATTTCCGCGAACGCGCCGCCGTGCGGCTCGGCCGAGCCGCGCGGG
This genomic stretch from Phenylobacterium sp. LH3H17 harbors:
- a CDS encoding glutathione S-transferase family protein, with translation MPTLYHCADARSFRVLWALEELGVPYELKLLPFPPRVRAPDYLAENPLGTIPLLVDGATRMTESSAIVQYLAVKHGGPLLVSPDDPAYGAWLNWLYLGEATLTFPQTLVLRYTRLEPRERRNPQVAEDYSRWFMARLRAVDTALQTAEHLCAGRFTAADISVGYALLLAQTLGLHERFSPAVAAYWARLQERDGFKGAKAAQASEAVPDWQA
- the queG gene encoding tRNA epoxyqueuosine(34) reductase QueG, yielding MTISTSDPRKELIAAKAAELGFDACRFADVTQAWPAGERLMEFLAQGRHGEMGWLQETAERRGHPRAMWAGARTAIMLGTNYGPDADPLAALARRDRGTISVYAQGDDYHELIKGRLKQLAGWVVARFGGELKVFVDSAPLMEKPLAEQAGLGWQGKHTNLVSREFGSWLFLGSILTELQLAPDGPSGGSCGQCQACLDICPTKAFPAPYQLDARRCISYLTIELKGPIPREFREALGNRIYGCDDCLAVCPWNKFAAVAREQRLHARDALRAPTLEDLAALDDAVFRALFAKSPVKRIGRDRFVRNVLYAIGNSGEARLAAAAERLLGDPSPLVRGAAVWALSRLLDAGAFGALRDRSTELDLDVRAEWNANPLTPAV
- a CDS encoding glutathione S-transferase family protein → MSAERTLHHFPLDPASRQVRLALGEKRLPFAEEPAKYWERPSELIAMNASGLTPVLVIGTGRDRLVLCESRAILDHLEEAHPEPPLLGREPAERAEARRLLQWFDRKFDYEVGGFLLHEKMEKRLLGLGSPDLAALRQGRDALRQHLVYVEGLLASRDWLAGKRLSLADFAAAAHLSVIDYFGDVPWRDFPATKTWYMKLKSRPAFRPLLTDRWPGLAPAPHYDDLDF